A single genomic interval of Rhododendron vialii isolate Sample 1 chromosome 3a, ASM3025357v1 harbors:
- the LOC131319986 gene encoding origin of replication complex subunit 3 isoform X2: protein MAPSGASDSPATPEKAERNLQPFFVLHKASHCNAERKSTGGVRTGSKTRTRRRIDLTPPRPKSSEGSEAEFDGGDNDDNHDHQLRTDAFNHAWSKIESTIKDVLRNINADAFNDVHCWVQSSFNEIRSNGMLDRAKATRPYPIVTNPISKQLYTGLVFTKNMELVDDLLTFEDLGLHLKSRGCHVANLSSFDFSAKNGIDGCLRGLLRLFVKTSLDVADMSVLALWYIDQGDYDNPVVVIIDDLERCCGSVLTDFILMLSEWVVKIPIILIFGVATSVDALRNILPSHALQCLSCHKFILGSPAERMDAIIEAVLVKRCSGFSVGHKVAVFLRNYFLRQDGTLTSFVRALKIAIVQHFSMEPLSFILWGLFHKDSQDLSSERPVSLPETVLKQLFSLPSCRRNELAEPNEEIFAQGLADLKRLQNFWSSVVLCLFEAGKSHEITLLDLYCETLDPELHHSRASDHHLGPEAAVVMSSSDHHVHGPLQNHVFISQVVRKVRDLPLVSLNQLLNRWEKHTKGIIEIHEKVRELQSIVKFEDGKALKRELTDISKSQKTRSNFNVYKDGKAVNEKAAALIDFMVEKYMQPIECIPYHEIICFKNVDKLQSALMGDPRRTIQVDLLEFHKFLKCSCCSKNGNIPFPSMLDTSIMYMLTQEYGDLINLHDWYQSFKATVLPPRIKGKHRLKHSPSPKKRKEAKESQNKGEATVQAKFCRAVTELQITGLLRMPSKRRPDYVQRVAFGL from the exons ATGGCGCCCTCTGGAGCCTCTGATTCGCCCGCAACACCGGAAAAAGCAGAACGTAACCTCCAG CCTTTCTTCGTTCTCCACAAAGCGTCGCACTGTAATGCGGAGAGGAAATCAACAGGAGGGGTAAGAACCGGAAGCAAAACTAGGACCAGGAGAAGAATTGATTTAACACCACCGCGGCCTAAGAGTTCGGAGGGATCGGAGGCCGAGTTTGATGGAGGAGACAACGATGACAACCACGATCATCAGTTGCGAACAGATGCTTTCAATCACGCCTGGTCCAAAATTGAGTCCACAATTAAG GATGTTTTGAGGAATATTAATGCTGATGCATTCAATGACGTACATTGCTGGGTTCAAAGTTCATTCAACGAAATTCGATCAAATGGAATGCTTGATCGTGCTAAAGCTACTCGACCTTATCCCATTGTCACTAATCCTATATCTAAACAACTTTACACAGGCCTGGTCTTCACCA AGAATATGGAATTGGTTGATGATCTCTTGACGTTTGAGGACCTTGGTCTACATTTGAAATCTCGTGGATGCCACGTGGCTAACCTTTCATCATTTGACTTCTCGGCCAAAAATGGGATAGATGGGTGTCTTAGAGGTTTATTGAGGCTGTTTGTAAAGACTAGCTTGGAT GTGGCTGATATGTCCGTCTTAGCATTGTGGTACATTGACCAAGGGGACTATGATAACCCAGTTGTTGTAATTATAGATGATTTGGAGAGATGCTGTGGGTCTGTCTTGACTGACTTCATTCTCATGTTGAG TGAATGGGTGGTTAAGATTCCAATCATCTTGATATTTGGAGTTGCTACCTCGGTTGATGCCCTGAGAAACATACTTCCTTCACATGCTCTTCAGTGCCTGTCCTGTCATAAGTTCATTTTGGGATCTCCAGCTGAGAGAATGGATGCAATCATCGAGGCCGTCCTTGTGAAACGTTGTTCTGGATTCAGTGTTGGCCACAAGGTGGCAGTATTTTTGAGAAACTATTTTTTAAGGCAGGATGGAACTTTGACCTCATTTGTCAGAGCTTTGAAG ATAGCAATTGTCCAGCATTTTTCCATGGAACCTCTAAGCTTCATACTCTGGGGCCTATTTCACAAAGATAGTCAG GATTTAAGCAGTGAAAGACCTGTATCATTGCCAGAAACAGTGTTAAAGCAACTGTTTAGTCTTCCATCTTGCAGGAG GAATGAACTTGCTGAACCAAATGAAGAAATTTTTGCTCAAGGTTTGGCTGACTTGAAGAGATTGCAGAATTTTTGGAGTTCTGTGGTTCTG TGCCTGTTTGAAGCTGGAAAAAGCCATGAAATTACCTTGTTGGACTTGTACTGTGAGACACTTGATCCAGAGCTACACCACTCGAGGGCTTCTGATCATCACTTGGGACCAGAAGCAGCAGTTGTAATGTCTTCAAGTGACCATCATGTGCATGGACCATTGCAAAACCATGTTTTTATCTCTCAGGTCGTCCGCAAGGTCAG GGATCTACCATTAGTGTCCCTAAATCAGTTGCTCAACAGATGGGAAAAGCATACGAAGGGCATAATTGAG ATCCACGAGAAAGTGAGGGAGCTGCAGTCAATTGTgaaatttgaggatggaaaggCTTTGAAGCGAGAATTGACAGACATATCCAA GAGTCAGAAAACTCGAAGCAACTTTAATGTTTACAAGGATGGAAAAGCTGTAAATGAGAAAGCTGCAGCACTAATTGATTTCATGGTTGA GAAATATATGCAGCCCATTGAGTGCATACCTTACCATGAAATCATCTGCTTTAAGAATGTTGACAAACTTCAATCA GCTTTGATGGGAGACCCAAGGAGAACAATCCAAGTTGATCTTTTGGAGTTCCACAAATTTCTCAAGTGCAGTTGCTGCAGCAAGAATGGCAATATACCATTTCCATCCATGCTTGACACTTCAATTAT GTACATGTTGACTCAAGAGTATGGTGACCTTATTAATCTCCATGACTGGTACCAATCTTTCAAAGCAACTGTACTTCCTCCAAGAATCAAGGGGAAGCACCGGTTGAAGCATTCACCAtcaccaaagaaaagaaaggaagctAAAGAATCTCAAAACAAGGGTGAAGCAACTGTTCA AGCAAAGTTCTGCAGGGCCGTTACGGAGCTCCAGATTACAGGGCTGCTTCGGATGCCTAGCAAAAGACGGCCTGATTATGTTCAGAGAGTGGCCTTTGGTCTCTGA
- the LOC131319986 gene encoding origin of replication complex subunit 3 isoform X1, protein MAPSGASDSPATPEKAERNLQPFFVLHKASHCNAERKSTGGVRTGSKTRTRRRIDLTPPRPKSSEGSEAEFDGGDNDDNHDHQLRTDAFNHAWSKIESTIKDVLRNINADAFNDVHCWVQSSFNEIRSNGMLDRAKATRPYPIVTNPISKQLYTGLVFTKNMELVDDLLTFEDLGLHLKSRGCHVANLSSFDFSAKNGIDGCLRGLLRLFVKTSLDVADMSVLALWYIDQGDYDNPVVVIIDDLERCCGSVLTDFILMLSEWVVKIPIILIFGVATSVDALRNILPSHALQCLSCHKFILGSPAERMDAIIEAVLVKRCSGFSVGHKVAVFLRNYFLRQDGTLTSFVRALKIAIVQHFSMEPLSFILWGLFHKDSQDLSSERPVSLPETVLKQLFSLPSCRRNELAEPNEEIFAQGLADLKRLQNFWSSVVLCLFEAGKSHEITLLDLYCETLDPELHHSRASDHHLGPEAAVVMSSSDHHVHGPLQNHVFISQVVRKVRDLPLVSLNQLLNRWEKHTKGIIEIHEKVRELQSIVKFEDGKALKRELTDISKNVIDFGSFNRSQKTRSNFNVYKDGKAVNEKAAALIDFMVEKYMQPIECIPYHEIICFKNVDKLQSALMGDPRRTIQVDLLEFHKFLKCSCCSKNGNIPFPSMLDTSIMYMLTQEYGDLINLHDWYQSFKATVLPPRIKGKHRLKHSPSPKKRKEAKESQNKGEATVQAKFCRAVTELQITGLLRMPSKRRPDYVQRVAFGL, encoded by the exons ATGGCGCCCTCTGGAGCCTCTGATTCGCCCGCAACACCGGAAAAAGCAGAACGTAACCTCCAG CCTTTCTTCGTTCTCCACAAAGCGTCGCACTGTAATGCGGAGAGGAAATCAACAGGAGGGGTAAGAACCGGAAGCAAAACTAGGACCAGGAGAAGAATTGATTTAACACCACCGCGGCCTAAGAGTTCGGAGGGATCGGAGGCCGAGTTTGATGGAGGAGACAACGATGACAACCACGATCATCAGTTGCGAACAGATGCTTTCAATCACGCCTGGTCCAAAATTGAGTCCACAATTAAG GATGTTTTGAGGAATATTAATGCTGATGCATTCAATGACGTACATTGCTGGGTTCAAAGTTCATTCAACGAAATTCGATCAAATGGAATGCTTGATCGTGCTAAAGCTACTCGACCTTATCCCATTGTCACTAATCCTATATCTAAACAACTTTACACAGGCCTGGTCTTCACCA AGAATATGGAATTGGTTGATGATCTCTTGACGTTTGAGGACCTTGGTCTACATTTGAAATCTCGTGGATGCCACGTGGCTAACCTTTCATCATTTGACTTCTCGGCCAAAAATGGGATAGATGGGTGTCTTAGAGGTTTATTGAGGCTGTTTGTAAAGACTAGCTTGGAT GTGGCTGATATGTCCGTCTTAGCATTGTGGTACATTGACCAAGGGGACTATGATAACCCAGTTGTTGTAATTATAGATGATTTGGAGAGATGCTGTGGGTCTGTCTTGACTGACTTCATTCTCATGTTGAG TGAATGGGTGGTTAAGATTCCAATCATCTTGATATTTGGAGTTGCTACCTCGGTTGATGCCCTGAGAAACATACTTCCTTCACATGCTCTTCAGTGCCTGTCCTGTCATAAGTTCATTTTGGGATCTCCAGCTGAGAGAATGGATGCAATCATCGAGGCCGTCCTTGTGAAACGTTGTTCTGGATTCAGTGTTGGCCACAAGGTGGCAGTATTTTTGAGAAACTATTTTTTAAGGCAGGATGGAACTTTGACCTCATTTGTCAGAGCTTTGAAG ATAGCAATTGTCCAGCATTTTTCCATGGAACCTCTAAGCTTCATACTCTGGGGCCTATTTCACAAAGATAGTCAG GATTTAAGCAGTGAAAGACCTGTATCATTGCCAGAAACAGTGTTAAAGCAACTGTTTAGTCTTCCATCTTGCAGGAG GAATGAACTTGCTGAACCAAATGAAGAAATTTTTGCTCAAGGTTTGGCTGACTTGAAGAGATTGCAGAATTTTTGGAGTTCTGTGGTTCTG TGCCTGTTTGAAGCTGGAAAAAGCCATGAAATTACCTTGTTGGACTTGTACTGTGAGACACTTGATCCAGAGCTACACCACTCGAGGGCTTCTGATCATCACTTGGGACCAGAAGCAGCAGTTGTAATGTCTTCAAGTGACCATCATGTGCATGGACCATTGCAAAACCATGTTTTTATCTCTCAGGTCGTCCGCAAGGTCAG GGATCTACCATTAGTGTCCCTAAATCAGTTGCTCAACAGATGGGAAAAGCATACGAAGGGCATAATTGAG ATCCACGAGAAAGTGAGGGAGCTGCAGTCAATTGTgaaatttgaggatggaaaggCTTTGAAGCGAGAATTGACAGACATATCCAA AAACGTAATTGACTTCGGTTCATTTAACAGGAGTCAGAAAACTCGAAGCAACTTTAATGTTTACAAGGATGGAAAAGCTGTAAATGAGAAAGCTGCAGCACTAATTGATTTCATGGTTGA GAAATATATGCAGCCCATTGAGTGCATACCTTACCATGAAATCATCTGCTTTAAGAATGTTGACAAACTTCAATCA GCTTTGATGGGAGACCCAAGGAGAACAATCCAAGTTGATCTTTTGGAGTTCCACAAATTTCTCAAGTGCAGTTGCTGCAGCAAGAATGGCAATATACCATTTCCATCCATGCTTGACACTTCAATTAT GTACATGTTGACTCAAGAGTATGGTGACCTTATTAATCTCCATGACTGGTACCAATCTTTCAAAGCAACTGTACTTCCTCCAAGAATCAAGGGGAAGCACCGGTTGAAGCATTCACCAtcaccaaagaaaagaaaggaagctAAAGAATCTCAAAACAAGGGTGAAGCAACTGTTCA AGCAAAGTTCTGCAGGGCCGTTACGGAGCTCCAGATTACAGGGCTGCTTCGGATGCCTAGCAAAAGACGGCCTGATTATGTTCAGAGAGTGGCCTTTGGTCTCTGA